A stretch of Haemophilus influenzae DNA encodes these proteins:
- a CDS encoding ATP-dependent DNA helicase, which yields MDYENQIANIFSLNGELSQNIKGFRPRAEQLEMAHAVGKAIQNKSSLVVEAGTGTGKTFAYLAPALVFGKKTIISTGSKNLQDQLFNRDLPAIKKALNFTGKIALLKGRANYLCLERLDQVIAQGVLGDKSVLAELSKVRKWNNSTKTGDFTECIELAEDSPIIPQLTSTAESCLGTDCPNYSECYVASARKKALNADLVVVNHHLFFADMAVKESGFGELIPNAEVIIFDEAHQLPDIASQYFGQSLTSLQLFDLCKDINIVYRTELKDMQQLGTTSDTLLKVVQDFRLLLGNGSNVRGNWRELYRQSAVKKAFELLQEKIDFLSEVIKLALGRSQTLDSIFERVESIKIQLKRLSETNIVGYCYWYEGNGRQFGLHITPLTVADKFGAQLEAKEAAWIFTSATLEVGGTFNHFCQRLGIENATQKILYSPFNYSEQSLLCVPRYLPNTNQVNTLNSLGEMLLPVIEANKGRCFVLCTSYSMMRGLAEYFREKSHLSILLQGETSKGKLLEQFIKETHSVLVATSSFWEGVDVRGDALSLVIIDKLPFTAPDEPLLKARIEDCRLQGGDPFNDIQIPEAVITLKQGVGRLIRDVTDRGVVIICDNRLVMRNYGETFLKSLPNSSRTRDLNKVIQFLQNK from the coding sequence ATGGATTACGAAAATCAAATTGCCAATATTTTCTCACTAAATGGCGAATTAAGCCAAAATATCAAAGGTTTTCGTCCTCGAGCTGAACAACTTGAAATGGCACATGCTGTAGGTAAAGCAATTCAAAATAAATCTTCTCTTGTAGTTGAAGCTGGAACGGGGACAGGAAAAACCTTTGCATATCTGGCGCCTGCTTTAGTTTTTGGTAAAAAAACCATTATTTCTACAGGATCTAAAAATCTTCAAGATCAGCTTTTTAATCGAGATCTTCCAGCTATTAAAAAAGCCCTTAATTTCACGGGAAAAATTGCGTTGCTAAAAGGTCGGGCAAACTATCTTTGTTTAGAGCGTTTAGATCAAGTGATTGCTCAAGGTGTGCTTGGAGATAAGTCTGTTTTAGCTGAATTAAGTAAAGTACGAAAATGGAACAATAGTACTAAAACAGGCGATTTCACAGAATGTATCGAGCTTGCAGAAGATAGCCCAATTATTCCTCAACTGACGAGTACAGCTGAAAGTTGTTTAGGCACCGATTGCCCTAATTATTCAGAATGTTATGTAGCAAGTGCGCGTAAAAAAGCATTAAATGCTGATTTGGTTGTAGTTAATCATCATTTATTTTTTGCTGATATGGCTGTAAAAGAAAGTGGTTTTGGCGAACTTATTCCAAATGCAGAAGTGATTATTTTTGACGAAGCTCATCAGCTGCCAGATATTGCCAGTCAATATTTTGGTCAATCTTTAACATCACTCCAGCTTTTTGATTTATGCAAGGATATTAATATTGTCTATCGCACAGAGCTCAAAGATATGCAGCAGCTTGGCACAACATCTGATACCTTACTGAAAGTGGTACAAGATTTTCGTTTATTACTGGGTAATGGGAGTAATGTTCGAGGAAATTGGCGTGAGCTTTACAGGCAAAGTGCGGTGAAAAAAGCCTTTGAATTATTACAAGAGAAAATAGATTTTTTATCTGAAGTAATTAAATTAGCACTTGGTCGTTCCCAAACTTTAGACAGTATTTTTGAGCGTGTTGAGTCCATTAAAATTCAGCTTAAGCGTTTATCTGAAACAAATATTGTAGGTTATTGTTATTGGTATGAAGGAAATGGTCGCCAGTTTGGTTTACATATTACGCCATTGACAGTGGCCGATAAATTTGGTGCTCAGCTCGAAGCGAAAGAAGCCGCTTGGATATTCACATCTGCGACATTAGAAGTGGGGGGAACTTTTAATCATTTCTGCCAACGTTTAGGCATTGAAAATGCGACACAAAAAATTTTATATAGTCCCTTTAATTATTCTGAGCAGTCTTTGCTTTGTGTGCCTCGATATTTGCCGAATACTAATCAAGTGAATACATTAAATTCACTAGGCGAAATGTTATTACCCGTGATTGAAGCAAACAAAGGGCGTTGCTTTGTTCTTTGCACTTCTTATTCAATGATGCGTGGTTTAGCTGAATATTTCCGTGAAAAAAGTCATCTTTCGATTTTATTACAAGGCGAAACCTCAAAAGGCAAATTACTCGAACAATTTATAAAAGAAACGCATAGCGTTTTGGTGGCAACTTCTAGCTTTTGGGAAGGTGTAGATGTGCGAGGCGATGCACTTTCTTTAGTGATTATTGATAAACTTCCTTTTACTGCGCCAGATGAGCCTTTGTTGAAAGCTCGCATTGAGGATTGTCGTTTACAAGGTGGCGATCCATTCAATGATATTCAAATTCCTGAAGCGGTAATTACCTTGAAACAAGGCGTTGGACGTTTAATTCGTGATGTTACAGATCGTGGCGTTGTGATTATTTGTGATAATCGATTAGTGATGCGCAATTATGGCGAAACTTTTTTGAAAAGTTTACCTAACTCAAGTCGTACCCGTGATCTCAACAAAGTGATACAATTCTTACAAAATAAGTAA
- the ybgC gene encoding tol-pal system-associated acyl-CoA thioesterase: protein MLDNCFSFPVRVYYEDTDAGGVVYHARYLHFFERARTEYLRTLNFTQQTLLEEQQLAFVVKTLAIDYCVAAKLDDLLMVETEVSEVKGATILFEQRLMRNTLMLSKATVKVACVDLGKMKPVAFPKEVKAAFHHLK from the coding sequence ATGTTGGATAATTGCTTTTCTTTTCCTGTTCGTGTGTATTATGAAGATACTGATGCAGGTGGCGTAGTGTATCACGCTCGCTATTTGCATTTTTTTGAACGAGCAAGAACAGAATATTTGCGTACATTAAATTTTACGCAACAAACCTTACTAGAGGAACAACAACTCGCATTTGTTGTCAAAACGCTCGCCATTGATTATTGCGTGGCAGCAAAATTGGATGATTTACTTATGGTGGAAACAGAGGTTTCAGAAGTAAAAGGGGCTACAATCCTTTTTGAACAGAGACTGATGCGCAACACCCTGATGTTATCAAAGGCTACTGTTAAGGTAGCCTGTGTTGATCTAGGCAAGATGAAACCTGTGGCGTTTCCCAAAGAAGTTAAAGCGGCGTTTCATCACTTAAAATAA
- a CDS encoding helix-turn-helix domain-containing protein: MEQTLTIRDVAKCLNLSETTVRKNKLKWGFFQMEGSRMWRVFKSDLDRNRKKAENLSDLYAKVGDTQEKQKCRSAKIKMACGKSILPHQAASEFDAVVKQLTKN, translated from the coding sequence ATGGAACAAACGCTCACTATTCGCGATGTTGCAAAGTGCTTGAACCTTAGCGAAACAACCGTGCGGAAAAATAAATTAAAGTGGGGATTTTTCCAAATGGAAGGGTCTAGAATGTGGCGAGTTTTTAAATCCGATCTTGATCGCAATCGCAAAAAAGCTGAAAATCTCAGCGATCTATATGCGAAGGTCGGTGATACACAGGAGAAACAAAAATGCCGATCCGCAAAAATAAAAATGGCGTGTGGCAAATCGATTTTACCACACCAAGCGGCGAGCGAGTTCGATGCAGTAGTAAAACAACTGACAAAAAATTAG
- the tolB gene encoding Tol-Pal system beta propeller repeat protein TolB has protein sequence MKLLKRLVSVFAIVLAVGSNAFAGDEVRIVIDEGVDGARPIAVVPFVGSAPEDISKIVADDLRNSGKFNPIAVSQMPQRPTSAAEVNPEAWSNIGIDAIVIGQVVPSGNGYSITYQLIDTVGASGTPGAVLMQNSYTVTNKWLRYGAHTVSDEVFEKLTAIRGAFRTRIAYVVQKNGGSQPYEVRVADYDGYNQFIVNRSAQPIMSPAWSPDGQRLAYVSFENKKSQLVVQDLNSGARKVVASFQGHNGAPAFSPDGSRLAFASSRDGVLNIYVMGANGGTPTQLTSGAGNNTEPAWSPDGNSILFTSDRSGSPQVYRMDASGGSATAVGGRGSAQISADGKTLVMINGNNNVVKQDLTTGVSEVLSTSFLGESPSLSPNGIMIIYSSTQGLGKVLQLVSADGRFKASLPGSDGQVKFPAWSPYLTK, from the coding sequence ATGAAATTATTAAAACGTTTAGTGAGCGTATTTGCGATTGTACTTGCTGTTGGAAGCAATGCATTCGCTGGCGATGAAGTACGCATTGTCATTGATGAAGGGGTTGATGGTGCGCGCCCTATTGCTGTCGTGCCATTTGTTGGTTCTGCACCAGAAGATATTAGCAAAATAGTTGCAGATGATTTACGTAACAGTGGTAAGTTTAATCCTATTGCGGTGTCTCAAATGCCTCAACGCCCAACTTCAGCAGCAGAGGTAAATCCTGAGGCTTGGTCGAATATTGGAATTGACGCAATTGTAATTGGACAAGTGGTTCCATCGGGTAATGGTTATAGTATTACTTATCAATTAATTGATACGGTTGGTGCATCAGGTACGCCAGGGGCTGTATTAATGCAAAATAGCTATACAGTGACAAATAAATGGTTACGCTATGGAGCGCATACTGTGAGTGATGAAGTTTTTGAAAAATTAACTGCGATCCGTGGTGCCTTTAGAACTCGTATCGCTTATGTTGTGCAAAAAAATGGCGGTTCGCAACCTTATGAAGTTCGTGTAGCAGATTATGATGGCTATAATCAATTTATCGTCAATCGTAGTGCCCAACCAATTATGTCTCCAGCTTGGTCTCCAGACGGCCAGCGTTTGGCTTATGTATCGTTTGAAAATAAAAAATCACAACTTGTTGTACAGGATTTAAATTCTGGCGCACGTAAAGTAGTGGCATCTTTTCAAGGGCATAATGGCGCACCAGCCTTTTCGCCAGATGGTTCTCGTTTAGCTTTTGCTTCTTCTCGTGATGGTGTTCTGAATATTTACGTTATGGGAGCAAATGGCGGTACACCTACTCAATTGACGAGTGGTGCGGGTAATAATACTGAACCAGCGTGGTCGCCAGACGGAAATTCAATTTTATTTACATCCGATAGAAGTGGTTCGCCACAAGTTTATCGAATGGATGCAAGCGGAGGTAGTGCAACAGCAGTGGGTGGTCGCGGCAGCGCGCAAATTAGTGCAGATGGAAAAACACTTGTGATGATTAATGGTAACAATAATGTAGTTAAACAAGATCTCACAACGGGCGTTTCAGAGGTACTTAGTACATCTTTTCTAGGCGAAAGTCCAAGCCTCTCTCCAAATGGAATTATGATTATTTATAGTTCTACACAGGGCTTAGGAAAGGTGCTACAATTGGTTTCTGCAGATGGTCGCTTTAAGGCGAGCCTTCCAGGAAGTGATGGTCAAGTTAAATTTCCAGCTTGGTCTCCATACTTAACTAAATAA
- the tolA gene encoding cell envelope integrity protein TolA, which translates to MQNNRQKKGINAFAISILLHFILFGLLILSSLYHTVEIMGGGEGEGDVIGAVIVDTGTAAQEWGRIQQQKKGQADKQKRPEPVVEEKPPEPNQEEIKHQQEVQRQEELKRQQEQQRQQEQQRQQEQQRQQEQQRQQEIKKQQEQARQEALEKQKQAEEAKAKQAAEAAKLKADAEAKRLAAAAKQAEEEAKAKAAEIAAQKAKQEAEAKAKLEAEAKAKAAAEAKAKAEAEAKAKADAEAKAKLEAEAKAKAAAEAKAKAEAEAKAKADAEAKAKAAAEAKAKAATEAKRKADQASLDDFLNGGDIGGGSASKGGNTNKGGTQGSGAALGSGDGGKVGDQYAGVIKKEIQRRFLKDPNFAGKVCRIKIQLGRDGTILGYQKISGSDDICSAALSAVARTKKVPAAPSDEIYEKYKSPIIDFDIR; encoded by the coding sequence GTGCAAAATAATCGACAAAAGAAAGGAATCAATGCTTTTGCTATTTCTATCCTTTTGCACTTTATCTTGTTTGGCTTATTGATTTTAAGTTCACTTTATCACACTGTTGAAATTATGGGTGGTGGAGAAGGTGAAGGAGATGTAATAGGGGCAGTGATTGTTGATACGGGTACGGCTGCTCAGGAATGGGGGCGTATTCAACAACAAAAAAAAGGGCAAGCGGATAAACAAAAACGCCCAGAACCTGTTGTGGAAGAAAAACCACCTGAGCCTAATCAAGAAGAGATTAAGCATCAACAAGAAGTTCAACGACAAGAAGAGTTAAAACGTCAGCAAGAACAGCAACGTCAGCAAGAACAGCAACGTCAGCAAGAACAGCAACGTCAGCAAGAACAACAACGTCAGCAAGAAATAAAAAAACAACAAGAGCAAGCTCGTCAAGAAGCGTTGGAAAAACAGAAGCAAGCTGAAGAGGCTAAGGCTAAACAAGCGGCTGAAGCTGCAAAATTAAAAGCAGATGCAGAGGCTAAACGTTTAGCTGCTGCGGCAAAACAAGCTGAAGAAGAGGCTAAAGCGAAAGCCGCAGAAATTGCTGCTCAAAAAGCAAAACAAGAGGCGGAAGCTAAGGCAAAACTAGAAGCGGAAGCTAAGGCAAAAGCCGCCGCTGAAGCTAAAGCAAAGGCTGAAGCGGAGGCAAAAGCGAAAGCTGATGCAGAAGCTAAGGCAAAACTAGAAGCGGAAGCTAAGGCAAAAGCCGCCGCTGAAGCTAAAGCAAAGGCTGAAGCGGAGGCAAAAGCAAAAGCTGATGCAGAAGCTAAAGCGAAAGCCGCTGCTGAGGCAAAAGCTAAAGCTGCTACGGAAGCGAAACGTAAAGCAGATCAAGCAAGCCTAGATGATTTCTTAAATGGCGGAGATATTGGTGGCGGCAGTGCATCTAAAGGGGGAAACACAAATAAAGGTGGAACTCAAGGTAGCGGTGCTGCACTTGGCTCTGGCGATGGTGGTAAGGTTGGGGATCAATACGCAGGTGTAATTAAGAAAGAGATTCAACGTCGTTTCTTAAAAGATCCAAATTTTGCAGGAAAGGTTTGTCGTATTAAAATTCAATTAGGTCGAGATGGCACAATCTTGGGGTATCAAAAAATTTCAGGCTCTGATGATATTTGTTCAGCTGCATTAAGTGCGGTGGCTAGAACGAAAAAAGTTCCAGCTGCGCCATCAGATGAAATTTATGAAAAATATAAATCACCAATTATTGACTTTGATATTCGATAA
- the tolR gene encoding colicin uptake protein TolR, giving the protein MARRQRKAIKSEINIVPFLDVLLVLVLIFMATAPIISQSVQVELPDSVQSQEVSNEDKVPVILEVAGIGKYAISIGGERQEGLTEEMVTQLSRQEFDKNNNTLFLVGGAKEVPYEEVIKALNLLHLAGIKSVGLMTNPI; this is encoded by the coding sequence ATGGCTCGTCGTCAGCGTAAAGCAATTAAATCTGAAATTAATATTGTGCCTTTTTTGGATGTGCTTTTAGTTTTAGTGTTAATTTTTATGGCAACCGCCCCTATTATTAGTCAAAGCGTTCAAGTTGAATTGCCTGATTCTGTGCAAAGCCAAGAGGTTTCTAATGAAGATAAAGTCCCCGTCATTCTTGAAGTGGCAGGCATTGGAAAATATGCGATTTCTATTGGCGGAGAACGTCAAGAAGGTTTAACAGAAGAAATGGTTACTCAATTATCTAGACAGGAATTTGATAAGAATAATAATACACTATTTTTAGTAGGCGGAGCTAAAGAAGTGCCTTATGAAGAAGTGATTAAGGCATTGAATTTACTTCATCTTGCAGGCATTAAATCTGTAGGTTTAATGACAAATCCCATTTAG
- a CDS encoding tyrosine-type recombinase/integrase, whose translation MPIRKNKNGVWQIDFTTPSGERVRCSSKTTDKKLAQHLHDKLKHEAWQVEQLNKKPEKTVEQALILLLKDAEHKKDKLTKIQHAKYWCDEIGNKLLSSLTSEDIQNAIPTHVVRTGKILSPATQNRYRSSIMRAINLAKQAGWIDVVPYIAKNSEPKKRIRWITEKEAERLLDSLNLNWMKDVCQFALLTGARMTEILSMTWDKINFANKMAIVTGDIAKSGRGRSLPLSDDAINLIKERMKYQVSPYVFHSGTGKLRDDISRRDFKRALQRANIKNFRFHDLRHTWASWHIQRGTPLMVLKELGGWETIEMVQKYAHLNADHLLSYVNQVKFSSNTRLAR comes from the coding sequence ATGCCGATCCGCAAAAATAAAAATGGCGTGTGGCAAATCGATTTTACCACACCAAGCGGCGAGCGAGTTCGATGCAGTAGTAAAACAACTGACAAAAAATTAGCTCAACATCTCCACGATAAGCTCAAGCACGAAGCATGGCAAGTGGAGCAGCTTAACAAAAAGCCCGAAAAAACGGTGGAGCAAGCCTTAATTTTATTGCTCAAAGACGCAGAGCATAAAAAAGACAAACTCACCAAAATTCAGCACGCCAAATATTGGTGCGATGAAATCGGGAACAAGCTGCTTAGTTCTTTAACAAGTGAAGATATTCAAAATGCGATTCCTACGCACGTTGTACGCACAGGGAAAATACTTTCCCCAGCAACCCAAAACCGCTATCGTTCGTCCATTATGCGGGCAATCAATCTGGCAAAGCAAGCTGGTTGGATTGATGTCGTGCCTTATATCGCTAAAAATAGCGAACCCAAAAAACGCATCCGCTGGATTACTGAAAAGGAAGCAGAGCGATTATTAGATAGCTTAAATCTTAATTGGATGAAAGATGTCTGCCAGTTCGCCTTATTGACGGGGGCTAGAATGACGGAGATTTTGTCAATGACGTGGGATAAAATTAATTTTGCTAACAAAATGGCAATAGTTACTGGCGATATTGCAAAATCTGGACGTGGACGTTCTCTGCCTTTAAGTGATGACGCAATTAATCTAATCAAAGAAAGGATGAAATATCAAGTGTCTCCCTATGTTTTTCATAGCGGAACAGGGAAACTACGTGATGATATTTCACGAAGGGATTTTAAGCGCGCCTTGCAGCGAGCCAATATTAAGAATTTCCGATTTCATGATTTACGTCACACTTGGGCAAGCTGGCATATCCAACGCGGAACACCGCTAATGGTACTCAAAGAGTTAGGCGGATGGGAAACGATAGAAATGGTTCAGAAGTATGCACACCTAAATGCCGACCATTTATTGTCATACGTGAATCAAGTCAAATTCTCGTCAAACACTCGCCTTGCTAGGTAA
- the tolQ gene encoding protein TolQ, which produces MTAELNFLDLFLKASIVVQLVIVILISFSIISWAIIIQRSRILTNALKEARTFEDRFWSGEDLNKLYEGLSNRRDGLTGSEQIFCVGFKEFSRLKQVNPDAPEAIIKGTMRAMNLAMNREIESLENRVPFLATVASVSPYIGLFGTVWGIMHAFMALSGAKQATLQMVAPGIAEALIATAIGLFAAIPAVMAYNRLSLRVNAIEQDYGNFIDEFTTILHRQAFGKAPH; this is translated from the coding sequence ATGACTGCAGAATTGAATTTTTTAGATCTTTTTCTAAAAGCAAGTATTGTTGTGCAACTGGTAATTGTGATTTTGATTTCTTTCTCAATCATATCTTGGGCAATTATTATTCAACGTAGCCGTATTTTAACGAATGCCTTAAAAGAAGCACGTACGTTTGAAGATCGTTTCTGGTCAGGAGAAGATTTAAATAAACTTTATGAAGGGCTATCTAATCGTCGCGATGGATTAACGGGTAGCGAACAAATTTTTTGCGTGGGATTTAAAGAATTTTCACGTTTAAAACAAGTAAATCCAGACGCACCTGAAGCGATTATTAAAGGCACAATGCGCGCGATGAATCTTGCGATGAACCGTGAGATTGAAAGTTTGGAAAACCGAGTTCCATTCTTAGCCACAGTGGCATCTGTTAGCCCTTATATTGGTTTATTCGGAACTGTTTGGGGTATCATGCACGCTTTTATGGCATTAAGTGGTGCAAAACAAGCAACGTTACAGATGGTGGCACCAGGTATCGCTGAGGCCTTGATTGCCACTGCGATTGGTTTATTTGCCGCAATTCCTGCAGTAATGGCTTATAACCGTTTAAGCTTACGAGTGAATGCCATTGAACAAGATTACGGTAATTTTATTGATGAATTTACGACGATTTTACACCGTCAAGCCTTTGGTAAAGCCCCTCACTAA
- a CDS encoding DUF551 domain-containing protein, which produces MSENNGWINCANELPEPFSTDLEYRNATNKHLIYFTEDGDHWAVGLGWYLYDDKSDCEGCLIPYWESDENPGEEVEVIYWQPLPQPPEE; this is translated from the coding sequence ATGAGTGAAAATAATGGCTGGATTAATTGTGCAAACGAACTACCAGAACCATTTTCTACCGACTTAGAGTATCGTAATGCAACTAACAAACACCTAATTTATTTTACTGAGGATGGTGATCATTGGGCTGTTGGTCTTGGCTGGTATTTATATGACGATAAGTCGGATTGTGAAGGTTGTTTAATTCCGTATTGGGAATCGGATGAAAACCCTGGCGAGGAAGTGGAGGTTATTTATTGGCAACCGCTACCACAACCACCGGAGGAATAA
- the tsaB gene encoding tRNA (adenosine(37)-N6)-threonylcarbamoyltransferase complex dimerization subunit type 1 TsaB, whose amino-acid sequence MQNLTLLALDTSTEACSVALLYRGEKTHINELAQRTHTKRILPMIDEILANSGLGLNQVDALAFGRGPGSFTGVRVGAGIAQGLAFGADLPVIPISNLTAMAQAAFELHQAENVVAAIDARMNEVYFSQVVREKVRSDFGEVFQWREIISEQVCSPKQAINQLQNDNAFRVGTGWAAYSQFTEKNLTGSDIELPNALYMLELARVEFLQKHTISALEIEPIYLRNEVTWKKLPGRE is encoded by the coding sequence ATGCAAAATTTAACTTTATTGGCGTTGGACACCTCTACTGAAGCCTGTTCAGTCGCTTTATTGTATCGTGGTGAGAAAACACATATTAATGAACTAGCACAACGCACACACACTAAACGAATTTTACCTATGATCGATGAAATTTTGGCAAATTCGGGTTTAGGTTTAAATCAAGTTGATGCTTTAGCTTTTGGGCGTGGGCCTGGTAGTTTTACTGGCGTTCGTGTTGGTGCGGGGATTGCACAAGGTTTAGCGTTTGGTGCGGATTTGCCTGTCATTCCAATTTCAAATTTAACCGCAATGGCACAGGCGGCATTTGAATTACATCAAGCAGAAAATGTCGTTGCCGCAATTGATGCCAGAATGAATGAAGTCTATTTTTCTCAAGTAGTGAGAGAAAAAGTGCGGTCAGATTTTGGGGAAGTTTTTCAATGGCGAGAAATCATTAGCGAACAAGTTTGTTCTCCAAAACAAGCGATTAATCAGCTTCAAAATGATAACGCATTTAGAGTCGGGACAGGTTGGGCTGCTTATTCTCAATTTACTGAAAAAAATCTAACTGGCTCAGATATAGAACTACCTAATGCCTTATATATGTTAGAACTTGCACGAGTAGAATTTTTGCAAAAACACACAATTTCAGCTTTAGAGATTGAACCGATTTATTTGCGAAACGAGGTTACTTGGAAAAAATTACCAGGACGTGAATAA
- a CDS encoding DNA cytosine methyltransferase, which translates to MFTYGSICSGIEAVSVAWKGLSKPLWFSEIEPFPCAVLAYHYPNIPNLGDMTTLPEKILNREIPAPDVLVGGTPCQAFSVAGLRNSLDDDRGNLTLTLIHILEAIDYVRYQDGKQPCVLLWENVPGVLSTKDNAFGHFLAGLVQERQPLQPTGRKWTNAGLLHSARTVAWRTLNAQYFGLAQRRKRVFLVASARERSVAQILFERKSLQGYSQSCGKTQQGFTCYAEGSFGTYRQSVLGGLVKASGGALGGGSETIVVHGTQDPIISTSTAHCLGRNNGQENVLFDISDRRDVVRIQKDGTTPTLTARMGTGGNNIPCMSINQNIRKLTPSECEKLQGFPPGYTQISYRNKPAEDCPDSPRYKAIGNSMAVPVIKWIGERMINYLNK; encoded by the coding sequence ATGTTTACCTACGGTTCAATCTGTTCAGGGATTGAAGCGGTAAGCGTGGCATGGAAAGGCTTAAGTAAACCGCTGTGGTTTAGCGAAATTGAGCCTTTTCCTTGCGCCGTGCTTGCTTATCATTATCCCAACATCCCAAATCTTGGTGATATGACCACCTTACCCGAAAAAATCTTAAACCGTGAAATTCCTGCGCCTGATGTGCTTGTTGGTGGTACTCCTTGTCAAGCATTTTCTGTCGCTGGTTTGCGAAACTCGTTAGATGACGACCGCGGAAATCTCACGTTAACTTTAATACACATATTAGAGGCTATTGATTATGTTAGATACCAAGACGGTAAGCAGCCGTGCGTTTTGTTGTGGGAAAACGTTCCGGGTGTACTATCCACCAAGGACAACGCATTCGGACACTTTTTGGCTGGACTGGTTCAAGAACGTCAGCCATTGCAGCCAACAGGGCGAAAATGGACAAACGCAGGTTTATTGCATTCAGCTCGAACTGTCGCGTGGCGAACACTCAATGCTCAATACTTCGGACTCGCCCAACGACGCAAGCGCGTGTTCCTTGTGGCAAGTGCTAGAGAAAGAAGCGTCGCCCAAATACTTTTTGAGCGCAAAAGCTTGCAAGGGTATTCTCAATCGTGCGGAAAAACGCAACAAGGTTTTACCTGCTACGCTGAGGGAAGCTTTGGAACGTATCGCCAATCCGTATTGGGGGGGCTAGTAAAAGCTAGTGGTGGGGCGCTTGGTGGTGGCTCTGAAACTATTGTAGTACATGGTACGCAAGACCCGATTATTTCAACATCAACTGCCCACTGCCTAGGGCGCAATAATGGGCAGGAAAATGTTTTGTTCGATATTTCAGACCGACGCGATGTTGTGCGCATACAAAAGGACGGCACTACGCCAACACTTACCGCAAGAATGGGGACAGGTGGGAATAACATTCCATGCATGAGCATCAACCAAAACATTCGCAAACTTACCCCTTCAGAATGCGAAAAATTACAAGGTTTTCCTCCAGGTTATACGCAAATATCGTATCGAAATAAACCAGCCGAAGATTGCCCGGATAGCCCGCGCTATAAAGCTATCGGCAATAGTATGGCTGTACCGGTTATTAAGTGGATCGGGGAAAGAATGATTAATTATTTAAACAAATAA
- the pal gene encoding peptidoglycan-associated lipoprotein Pal, whose product MNKFVKSLLVAGSVAALAACSSSNNDAAGNGAAQTFGGYSVADLQQRYNTVYFGFDKYDITGEYVQILDAHAAYLNATPAAKVLVEGNTDERGTPEYNIALGQRRADAVKGYLAGKGVDAGKLGTVSYGEEKPAVLGHDEAAYSKNRRAVLAY is encoded by the coding sequence ATGAACAAATTTGTTAAATCATTATTAGTTGCAGGTTCTGTAGCTGCATTAGCAGCTTGTAGTTCATCTAACAACGATGCTGCAGGCAATGGTGCTGCTCAAACTTTTGGCGGTTACTCTGTTGCTGATCTTCAACAACGTTACAATACCGTTTATTTCGGTTTTGATAAATATGACATTACTGGTGAATACGTTCAAATCTTAGATGCGCACGCTGCATATTTAAATGCAACGCCAGCTGCTAAAGTATTAGTAGAAGGTAACACTGATGAACGTGGTACACCAGAATACAACATCGCATTAGGCCAACGTCGTGCAGATGCAGTTAAAGGTTATTTAGCTGGTAAAGGTGTTGATGCTGGTAAATTAGGCACAGTATCTTACGGTGAAGAAAAACCTGCAGTATTAGGTCATGATGAAGCTGCATATTCTAAAAACCGTCGTGCAGTGTTAGCGTACTAA